The Stenotrophomonas sp. ASS1 genome segment GAACAGGCGTTGGTTCGCGAGCTGCGCGAGGAACTGGGCATCGAAGCCGATGTCGGCGAATGGCTGATGGATGTGCCGCAGCGCTACCCGGACAAGCACCTGACCCTGGAAGTGCGCCACGTGCGCAGCTGGAAGGGGACGCCACGTGGCCGCGAGGGCCAGGCCATTACCTGGGTGGCGCCGGACAAACTGGGTCGCTATTCGATGCCACCGGCCGATCTGCCGGTGGTGGCCGCGCTGCGCCAACCCGACAGCTACCTGATCACCCCGGCGCCGGCCGATGACGCCGACGGCGTGCAGCACTGGCATGAGCAGCTGAAGCGTGTGGTGGCGGCGGGCCAGCAGCGCATCCAGCTGCGGTTGCCGACGGCACATCCGGAGCGCCAGGCGATGGTCGAACAGGCCGTGCGCGCGCATCGTCGCAGCGGGGTGCAGTGGCTGCTCAACCGCGATATCGAACGCGCGCGCGTACTGGGCGTTGGGGTGCACCTGGGCAGCGAGCAGCTGCTGGAGCTGTCGCAGCGTCCGCTGCCTGAAGGCCAGCTGGTGGCCGCGTCCTGCCATGACCTGCAGCAGCTGCAGGCCGCACAGCGGTTGGGCTGCGACTTCGCCGTGCTTGGCCCGGTGCAGGCCACGGCCAGTCATCCCGATGCCGTGCCGCTGGGCTGGAACGCGTTCGCCGAGCTGCGTGCGCAGGTGTCACTACCGATCTACGCCCTGGGCGGCATGGGCCGCGGTCACATCGCCGAAGCGCGTCGCCATGGTGGGCAGGGCATCGCCGCCATCCGCGCGCTGTGGCCGGCGTGATGCAAACAGGGTCGGATCACAGCGTGATCCAGAAACACCCGTACTGGCGCCGCAACCCCAGCACCGTCGAAGCGCGCGACGCGCTGCCGGGCAGGGTCTGCTCCAGGCGCAGGCCGATGGGATGCCGCGCCACAGAGGCCACAGGGTCGGATCCCAACGCGGCAGGGCTCTGATCCTCATCCTGCGATTGCGGCAGCGCCTGTGACGGATACACCGGCACCACGTCCACCAGGGGCCGCCGCGCCAAGGATTCCAGCTGGCCGAGGATGCGCTGCGCGCCCGCATCGGAAACCGCGCCCCACAGATACAGTGAGGACAGCCGATTCACATCGTTGCTGACGATGCCGACGCGCAGCGCGTCCACCAGTTCACTCAGCCGCCGCGGGCAGCGTGCCCCCAGGGTGTCGCGCTGCAGGGTGTTGCCGGCGGGCGCAGGCGGTGGCAACCGCGACCGCGCGCCCAGGCTGTCGCAGGGCCGGTCGGTGTAGACGCTTTGGCCCTGGGCATCGGTGCAGCGGTTCAGGCGCGTGGACTGTGCGTGGGCGGCGCTCGACAGAACGCACAGCGGCAGCAGCAACAGCAGGAAGGAAAGCCGGATCATCCTCGCAGGGTAGCGCCGATCACGCTTGCGCGCCGTGCTGTCAGCCCTGCAGCAGCTTCAGCACCGAAGTGGTCGGCTTGGCCAGGTTCAAGGTGTAGAAGTGCAGGCCGGGTGCGCCGCCTTCGATCAGGCGCTGGCACAGCTTGGCCACCACTTCAGTGCCGAATGCACGCACCGACTCTGCATCATCGCCATAGGCCTGCATCTTGCGGCTGATCCAGCGCGGGATCTCCGCACCGCACTGTTCGGAGAAGCGGCGCAGCTGGCTGAAGTTGGCGATCGGCATGATGCCGGGCGTGATCGGTACCTGCACGCCCAGCCGCCGCACTTCGTCGACGAAATGGAAGTAGGCATCAGGGTTGAAGAAGTACTGGGTGATCGCCGCATCGGCACCGGCGTCGATCTTGGCCTTGAAATGCTTCAGGTCGGCCAGTGCGTCGGAAGCCTGCGGGTGCGTTTCGGGGTACGCGCCCACTTCGATATGGAACGCATCGCCGTGCTCGGCGCGGATGAAGTCGATCAGTTCGGCGGCATAGCGCATGTCACCGGGGAAACCCATGCCCGACGGCAGATCGCCGCGCAGCGCGACCAGGCGGCGGCAGCCGATGGCGCGATACAGCTTGAGCAGCTCGCGGATTTCCTGACGGGTGCCGCCGACGCAGGACAGATGCGGTGCGGCATCGAAGCCATGGTGCTGGTTGAGATGGCGCACGGTCTCGGAGGTATAGCTCAGGGTCGAGCCACCGGCGCCGAAGGTACACGACACGTACTCGGGACCGTAGTCCTTCAGCCTGGCCGCGGCGCGGTCCAGCTGGCTGCGCTGTTCGTCGGTCTTGGGCGGATAGAACTCGAAGCTGATGGCGGTCATGGCACGGGCGGCAGCGGCGGGTGCGGATTAGTATATCGCTTCATCAAGATGGATGTTGTCAATTTCTGCGGGCGTATATCGTCAGCCGCCTGCGACCGTTCGCCCCGGCGATCGGCCGCTGCTCCGAAATCGCCCCCCGGGTGCCATGGCCGGCGGCACGCTGTTCCCATCCCGGCAACACCCACCCGACGAAGGAGCAGACGATGAAGATCTTCCTGGCACCCTGGTATGCAATGAAGGCCTTGGCCCGGCTGGCGATGATCGGCATGGCGATGGCCGTGCTCGGTTCCGGCTCGGCGCACGCCGCCAGCGCCAGCGCCCCGGCGGCGGGCAAGGTGCAGGTCGAGGTGGTCGGCAAGGGCCGCCCGCTGCTCATGATCCCCGGTCTCAACAGCAGCGCCGAGGTGTGGCGCGAGACCTGCCTGGCCCTGAAGGATGTGCAGTGCCATCTGGTGCAGCTGCCCGGCTTTGCGGGCGCCGCAGCCGCTGATCCGCGCCCGGCCGAGTTCCTGCCGGCGATGCGCGGGCAGCTGCTGGCCTACCTGCATGACCAGCACCTGGGGCCGGTGGTGGTGGTTGGCCACAGCCTCGGTGGCCTGCTGGGCCTGCAGATGGCGCAGGCCGAGCCGAAGGCGGTCAGCGCGTTGGTGGTGGTTGACGCCCTGCCATTCCTGCCGGCCGCGCGTGACCCGAAGGCCACCGCTGACAGCGTGCGGCCGATGGCCGACCGGCTGCGCAAGGGCATGCTGGCCGCCGGCGCCGCGCAATGGCAGGCGCAGTTGAAGGCGGGCCTGCCGGGGATGACCCACGATACTCAGCGCCAGGCTGAACTGGGCCGCTGGGGCGAAGACAGCGATCGCCAGACCACGGCCGATGCCATGCATGCGGTGATGACCACTGACCTGCGTGACAGCATTGCCTCGATCACCGCACCGACGCTGGTGCTGGGCAGCTGGGCCGGCTACCAGCCGATGGGTGGCACCGAGGACGGCACCCGGGCGGTGTTCCAGTCGCAGTACGCGAAACTGCAGGGCGTACAGATCGCGATGAGCGCGCAGGGTTTCCACTTCCTGATGTGGGATGATCCGCGCTGGTTGCAGGAACAGGTGCAGGCCTTCCTCGACCGCCACCACTGAGTTTCAACACGCCTCGGAATGGACATGCCGGATTCCTCCTCGACGGTACGCTTCTGGCTGCTCAATGCGCTGGTATGGGCGCTCTATGGCGTTGCCGGAATCGGCCTGCGCCAAGCCTATTTCAGCGATGCCGGAAGCGCAGGCGTGTTGATCACGCTGGGCCTGGCGTTGGCCCTGTTCGGATGCAGCGGTGCCATCCGCGCGCTGGCGCTGCGCGCAGACTGGTGGGCGCGCGGAACGGCCGGGCTGTTGCTGCGGCTGGCGCTGTCGGTGGCATTGGGCGCGGCAGTGGCGCAGCTGCTGGTGAACATCGCGCTGCACTCGGCGCTGGCCTGGAACTGGGTGAGCCTGGGGCGGCAGACGGCCGACTTCAGCCCCAAGGCGCTGCTGCTCTACTGGTACACCACTGCGGTGATGCTGGCCCTGTGGGCAGCGCTTTGGGCAAGCCTGCACAGCCTGCGCCGGATACGCGGGGCGGAACTGGCCCGCCTGCGCGCCGAAGCCGAGCGCATTGCGCTGGAACGCGATGCGCTGCGTGCGCGGCTCAACCCGCACTTCATGTTCAATGCGCTGAACAACCTGCGTGCGCTGATCCTGGAAGATCCTGAGCGTGCGCGCGACATGGTCACCCGCCTGTCGCGCACGCTGCGCCAGGCGCTGGCGCACAACCGCAGCGAGCAGGTCACGCTGGCCGAGGAACTGGCGGTGGTCGACGACTATCTGGCCATCGAGGCCATCCACTTCGAGCAGCGCCTGCAGGTGCGGCAGCAGATCGATGCCGATGCCATGCAGGCGCAGCTGCCTGCGATGGCGTTGCAGCTGCTGGTGGAGAACGCGATCAAGCACGGCATCGCCAGCCGCCCCGGCGGCGGCGAGGTGCGGATCCGTGCCACGCTGGACAATGACGTGCTGCGCCTGCAGGTGGACAATCCGCTGGGCAGCGCCAACGAGCCCACCCCTGGGCATGGCGTCGGCCTGGCCTACCTGCGTGCGCAGCTCGGTACGCAAGGTCGTTTCACCCTGCAGCCGGTCGGCGACCGCATGCAGGCCCTGCTGGAGATTCCGCAATGAGTGGCGTGCTGCGCGTATTGATCGTTGATGATGCGCGGCTGGCGCGGCAGGAGCTGCGCACGCTGTTGTCGGCGCTGCCGTGGGTGCAGTGCGTGGGCGAGGCCGACGATGTGCCGGCCGCGCGCGAGGCGATCGCCACACTGGCGCCGGACCTGGTGCTGCTGGATGTGCAGATGCCCTCCGGCAGCGGCTTCGATGTGCTGGATGGACTGGAGACGGTGCCGGCGGTGATCTTCGTTACTGCCTACGACACCTACGCGGTGCGCGCGTTCCAGGCCAATGCGCTGGACTATCTGGTGAAGCCGGTCGAGGCACCGCGCTTGCTGGAAGCGTTGCAGCGGGCGCGCCAGCGCGAGGTGGTGGCGGGCGAAACACCGGAGCCGCGCAGCACGCTGGGCGCGCAGGACCAGGTGTTCGTGCGCGAGGGCGAACGCTGCTGGTTCGTCGCGGTCTCGGAGATCCGCCGGCTGGTGGTGGATGGCAACTACACGCGGCTGTGGTTCCGCGACCAGAACGCGTTGCTGACCCGCAGCCTGAGTGCGCTGGAATCACGTCTGCCGCCGGATCTGTTCTTCCGTGCCAACCGCAACACGCTGGTCAACCTGCGCCGTATCCGAGGCGTGACGCCCAGCATCGCTGATGGTTATGACCTGGCACTGGACGACGGCAGCGAGGTGGAGGTGTCGCGCCGGCAGGCGCGTGAACTGCGTGAACGGATGGCGTTGTAGCTGCCGCTACAGCTCGGCACTGACGGGGCTGGTGATGAAGCCCCATAGCAGGCGTGCCATCACCGCCGGTGAACGTGCCTGCTTGCGCGCATAGGCCAGCAGCGCATCCAGCCGCGGGCGGTCGTAGAGGTGCCCGGCCAGCAGCACCGCGTGCACACGACGGGTGTTGGCGGTGTCCTGCAGCGGGTTGCCGTCGAGCAATACCAGGTCGGCGGCTTTGCCGACCTCGACACTGCCATGCGATGCCTGCAGCTCCAGATGACGCGCCGCGTGCAGCGTTGCCGCGCGCAGCACGTCGGCCTGGCTCAGGCCTGCCTGGCGCAGCCACTGCAGTTCCTCGTGATAGCGGAAGCCACCCAGCCCGGTATCGGTGCCGACCAGCACGGTGACGCCGGCACGATGCGCGGCACCGGTGAGGGCCAGTCCATGCTCGAAGTACGCCTTCAACGCGTCTTCGCCGCGCAGGCCAGGATAGCGTTCGGTGGTGGCCGTCAGATCATCGCGCCATGCCCAGCGCGAAAGTGGATCGAGATAGGCCAGACGTGGATCGTTGATGAAGGCGGGGTCGCGCGCACGCGCATCCTCTTCGCGGGTGACATGGGTGGGTACGAACGCGGCACCGCTGGCCTGCATCACACCGAACGCCTCGTTGCATAGCGCGGGCTGGTAGCCGCCGACCATGCGTTCGGCCAGCGCGGTTGGATCCTCGCTGTCGAGCGTGCCACCGCGCCACGCCGCCGCGTTGTCGAAGCAGTGGCGTACGAACAGATGGGCATGCTCGAAGCTGCGCTGGCCCGCCCGCACCGCGGCGTCCAGAGGCACGGCCTTGGGCAGGTGGCCGATCAACGGACGGCGCAGCTGCTGCGCCTCGGTGGCCAGCCGCTGGTAGGTGTCCGCACGCAGCTGGTTGTAGACCTTCAACGCGTCGACACCGCGCGCGCTGTACGTGCGTGCACGCTCGGCGGCGGCCTCCGGCGCGAGTGATGGATCCTCGAAGTAGAAACTGGCGATCTGCACGAAGCGCGGTGCAACCTGCTGCCCGGCAATGGCCTGTGCGGTCCAGCGACGCTTGTCGGCCACGCAGGCGATCAGCGGATCGGTGGCCTGCGGGCAGTCCATCATGTCGCGGGTGCCGGTGATGCCGTTGGCCAGCATCAGCGGGAACTGCAGCTGCGGCGACAACTGCAGTGCATGGGTGTGCATGTCCCAGAAACCGGGCAGCAGCCAGCGGCCACCGGCATCGAGCACCGGCAACGCGGTGTCCCGTGGAGCTTCGCCAATGGAAGTGATCGTGCCGTTGCGCACTGTCACTGTGGTGGGTTCGCTGACCTGGCCGCGCGCGACGTCCACCACCCGCGCGTTGACGATCATGCGGCTGTTGCCCGGCTCGGGCAACGGCGGTGCCGACAGCGGCCAGAGCAGGGCGGCGGTGAACAGCAATGGCGGCGCCAGCAGGAGGACGGCCAGGGCGATCGGCCATCGCCGACGGCGGGCGGAACGGGGCAAGGCGTGTGCTGCATCCATGAGCCGGCGATCCTTGCATTGGGTCGCCTGCAGAGTGCTGCAAGCCGGACGCGGGCGCCAGTGACCATCGGCATCCGACCCTGCCTGCCTCCGGGGCGGTTACCCTGTGCGGTGGAACTCCTGACCACGCCACGCCATGTCCATCGTCCTCACCGATTTCGCCCGTCCCCGCCTGTTCCCGCGCGTGCCGCGTGGCAACACCATCCAGGACTGTACTGCCGAGCAGTTCGAGGCACACCTCAATGCGCACGCGCCACTGAAGGTGCTCGACGGCTACGCGCCGTTCTGCAAACTGTTCGTCTACGAGAACTGGACCAGCACGCGTTGCCTGACGGTGCCGGTCACCGACGCCAACCGCCACCAGCTGCGCAGCGGCTATGAGGCGCGCAACCGCGAGGAACTGCCGGTGCTGGTGCGCTGGTTCGAGGGCGTGGAATCACCGCGCGCGAACTACCTGGTGGTGATCCTGTACAGCGCCGGGCAGCTGGCGAAGGAGGGTTCACCGATCGAAGCCGACTGGGGCATCGTCGGTTGCATCTATACCTCCGAGCCCGAAGAGGTACCGATGGCGCCGATCACCATGATGCGCAATGCACTGGGCGTGGAGGAGGGCGGTTCCGGTGTGCCGCTGGATCGCGAGGCCTACCAGCGCTCGGTGGCGTTCTGGGAGAACAACGCCAACTGGCGGCCGTGAGCCCACGCTGCGGCCGGACAGTCGGCATGTGAACAGGGAGGATTGCAGCGGGGCGCTACCATGGCAGTGAATCAACGCAGGGAGCACAGGGATGGATGTTCGCAGTTGGATGCCGTTTGCATGGGTCGCCGCAGGTCTGCTGGCCGCAAGTGAAGGCTCGGCAGCAAAGTACGATGCAGGCGCCGCCTGTGGGGCCCTGTCCGACGTGACGCCGATCCGTGATGCCGGCGTGGGTTCACTGCAGGCGCAGGCAACGTCGGGGCGCTGCACGTTCCATGTGGAAGCGGATGACGCTGCAGCGCTTTCGCGTCAGCAGTCGTTGCTGCAGAGCGTGTCTGCGATCGCCTGTGGTGCGCCAGCCACCACCCGGCCTTCGCAAGGGGCTGCAGGCTTCGACCTGCAGATGCCTGCACGTTGCCCACTCTCTTCCAGCACGCCGTTGATTGCCCGGGAAGGAGGCTGGCACCAGCGGCGACTTTCGTCGGTCCCGACGTATCCTGCGGCCGCCATGCGCGAGGCCCAGCAGGGAGGTGTCGAGCTGATGCTGCTGCTGGATGCGCAGGGCAAGACCCAGGCGATCATCCTGTCCCGATCCAGCGGCTACCCGCTGCTCGATGCGGCGGCGCTCAAGCACGCGCGTGACTGGCGCTACGAGCGTGAAGCGGCAGGCAAGGCACCAAGCATGAGCCTGATACGCGGCACGGTCACGTTCAAGCTCAACTAGGGCGTCTGCAGGGCGGGCTCGGGCTTCCACTCCCACCAGGTGTAGTGGTATTCGCGCTCGGTCGCGCTCCATTGCTGCGCGCAGCAGGTGCATGTCAGCCGGTAGCATTCGCCCCAGCCGTCCTCCGCTTCGCCCCGTGCACGCAGCTGCACGTGACCTTGTTCCAGCAGCGGCTCGGGGCTGAAGAACACATAGGATGGGTAGAGCGCGCACAGGCAGCCTTCGCGTGCCTGCCAGTAGCGCAGCCGTTGCAGGGCCGCCTTGAGGTGCGCCTGGTTGCTGATCAGCATGCCGCCAAGGGCGATGCCTTGGCAGCTGCGTTCGATCGTATCCACATGCGCGACCAGCGCGTCCAACGATGAGGCGTTGAACAGCCGAGCGACCGTACGCGCGGCATCGGTGATGCGCGTTGCATCGCGCGACAACAGGTCCTGCAGCAGCACATCGGCCTGTGCATCGTCGAGCCGGGGTATCGGTACTGCAGACCACGGCCAGCGCATCAGCGTGACTTGCCGATGGCGGCGTAGTGGCCGGCCGTCAATCGCTGCAGGTCGGCTGGTGCCAGTTCCACTTCCAGGCCGCGGCGACCGGCGCTGACATGCAGCGCGGGCAATGCCTGCGCGCTGGCGTCCAGGAAGGTGCGCAGGCGCTTCTTCTGCCCCAGCGGGCTGATGCCACCGACCAGGTAACCGGTCGCGCGCTGTGCGGCATCGGCCGCGGCCATTTCGCACTTCTTGCAGCCGGCCGCTTCGGCCAGCGCCTTCAGGTCCAGCTGGCCGGCCACCGGCACGATCGCTACCAGCAGTTCGTGGGTCTCGGTGCTGGCCAACAGGGTCTTGAACACCTGGGCCGGGTCGAGGCCGAGCTTGTCGACGGCTTCGCCGCCATAGGATTCGGCGTGCGCGTCGTGCACGTAGCTGCGCACGGTGTGGGCGATCTTCTCGCGCTTGAGCAGGTTGATGGCCGGAGTCATGGGGGCATCCTAGCGCGGGGCAGGGGTGTTGCCTTGACCGAGGCTATTGTTCCCGCTCCGGTGGGGAACATCCACGCATGGCGTGGATCTACTGTGGGTTGGCTGGGGGATATCCACGCATGGCGCGGATCTACTGGGGCCGGACGATCAGTAGATCCACGCCATGCGTGGATACGTGGTGTACGGCCACACGCGAACGCAGAACGGGCGCCCGAAGGCGCCCGTTCCGTGTGTTGCATGCACCGGTAGTGCCGGCCGCTGGCCGGCACCGCGCAGGCATCAGTAGCGGTAGTGGTCCGGCTTGAACGGGCCTTCCACCGGCACGCCGATGTAGTCGGCCTGTTCCTGGCTCAGGGTGGTCAGCTTCACGCCGATCTTTTCCAGGTGCAGGCGGGCCACTTCTTCGTCCAGCTTCTTCGGCAGCAGGTAGACCTTCTTCTCGTAGCTGTCCTTGTTCGCCCACAGGTCGATCTGTGCCAGGGTCTGGTTGGCGAAGCTGTTGGACATGACGAAGCTCGGGTGGCCGGTGGCGCAGCCCAGGTTCACCAGGCGGCCTTCGGCCAGCAGGAAGATCGCGTTGCCGTTCGGGAAGATGTACTTGTCCACCTGCGGCTTGATGTTGACGTGCTTGATGCCGGCGAACGACACCAGCGCATCGACCTGGATCTCGTTGTCGAAGTGGCCGATGTTGCAGACGATGGCCTGGTCCTTCATCGCGCTCAGGTGCTCGATGCGGATGATGTCCTTGTTGCCGGTGGTGGTGACGTACAGGTCGGCACGGCCCAGGGTCGATTCGATGGTGTTGACTTCATAGCCTTCCATCGCCGCCTGCAAGGCGCAGATCGGGTCGATCTCGGTGACGATCACGCGCGCGCCGTAGGCACGCAGCGAGGCCGCGCAGCCCTTGCCGACGTCGCCGTAGCCGCAGACCACGGCCACCTTGCCGGCCAGCATCACGTCCATCGCGCGCTTCAGGCCATCGGCCAGCGACTCGCGGCAGCCGTACAGGTTGTCGAACTTGCTCTTGGTGACCGAGTCGTTGACGTTGATCGCCGGGATCAGCAGGGTGCCGGCCTGGGCCAGCTGGTACAGGCGGTGCACGCCGGTGGTGGTCTCTTCGGAGACGCCCTTCCAATCCTTGACCACGCGGCCCCAGTAACCCGGGCGCTCGGTGGCGACGCGCTTGAGCAGGTTCTTGATGACCTGTTCTTCGTGCGAGGCAGAGGCGGTGTTGACCCAGTCGCTGCCGTTTTCCAGCTCGTAGCCCTTGTGGATCAGCAGGGTCACGTCACCACCGTCGTCGACCACCAGCTCCGGGCCGGTCAGGGTGCCGTCGGCCAGGGTGAAGGTCAGCGCGTCCAGGGTGCAGTCCCAGTACTCTTCCAGGGTTTCGCCCTTCCAGGCGAACACCGGGGTGCCGGTGGCGGCAATGGCGGCAGCGGCGTGGTCCTGGGTCGAGAAGATGTTGCACGAGGCCCAGCGCACGTCGGCACCGATGTCCTTCAGGGTCTCGATCAGCACCGCGGTCTGGATGGTCATGTGCAGCGAGCCGGTCACGCGCACGCCCTTCAGCGGCAGCTCGGCCTGGTACTTGCGGCGGATCGACATCAGGCCCGGCATTTCGTGCTCGGCGATGTCCAGTTCCTTGCGGCCCCAGTCGGCCAGCGTGATGTCGCGGATCTTGTAATCACCTTCGGTGGAGAAGGTCTTGGCAACAGCGTTCATTCGTGTGCTCCGGTTGTGGGCGAGCGGGTGCTCGCATCTAGCCGGGCGCCGTTGTTACAAAGCCACCTTACCGAGCCTGGCCGGGCCTCATGGGATCCGGTCGCAGCGCCCCTCGGCAGGGGAGAACCCCCATTATATCGCGGCCCCGGCGTGACATCCGGATGACCCAACCATCGGCAGGTGGGATCGCGTGCACGGCCTGTTAAGGTCGGTGTTTTCACGCATCACACAGGTGGAACGATGAGCATGCACGCGCGCCGCACACGGCGCTGGACCGGCCTGGTCCTGTCGATGGGACTGCTGGCGGTGGCTCCGCTGGCCTGGGCCGCGGCCCCGCAGCCCGCCCAGGTACAGGCCCAGGGCGTCAACGGCTACGAACTGCCGTCGGCGGCGCTGCAGGCGGTGGTGGACGCGCCGCGCGCGCCCTCGCTTTACCTGTCGCCACGCCGCGATGTCGCCGCGATGATGCAGATGCCGTCGCTGCCGTCGATCCAGGTGGTGGCGCAGCCGGAACTGAAGCTGGCCGGCCTGCGCATCAACCCGCGCACCTTCTCCGACAGCCGCTTCAGCTTCGGCGAGAAGCTGTGGCTGATGAACGTGGCCGACGGCAAGGAACGGCAGATCAGCGGCCTGCCGGCCAAGCTGTCGATCGCCAGCGTGATGTGGTCGCCGGATCAGAAGTGGCTGGCCTTCAACCAGGTCGACGCCGCCAGCGGCGCCAATGAACTGTGGCTGGTGGATGTGGCCAGCGGCAGCGCCCGTCGTCTGGTCGCCAGCCTGAACACGGTGATCGGCAGTGGCTACCAGTGGCTGCCGGACAGCCGCGGCCTGGTGGTATTCATGCGCCCGGCCAACCTTGGTGCGGCCCCGGCCGCCGACGGCATTCCGACCGGCCCGGCCGTGCAGCAGACCAGCCAGGGCGGCGGCGTGGTGTCGATCCGTACCTACCAGGACCTGCTGAAGAACGAGGCCGACGCGCGCCAGTTCGATTACTACGCCACCACCCAGCCGATGGAAGTCAGCCTGGATGGCAACACCCGCGCGATCGGCGCAGCTGGCATCTTCATGGGCTTTGCGGTGTCGCCGGATGGCCGCTTCGTGCTGCGCCAGCCGGTGCAGCGGCCGTATTCCTACGTGGTGCCGGTGAGCAGTTTCCCGCGCCGTATTGAAGTGATCGACCGTGCCAGCGGCAAGCTGGTGCACACCGTGGCCGTGCGTCCGCTGGTGGAAGGTTTGCCGACCGGCAACGACGCTGAAGTGACCGGCGTGCGCGATATCAGCTGGCGTGGTGATGCCGATGCCACGCTGGTCTGGGCCGAAGCCCAGGACGGCGGCGACCCGAACAGGGAGGCCAAGGTGCGCGATGCGGTGCTGATGCAGGCTGCGCCGTTCGACAAGCCGCCGGTCACGTTGGCCCAGCTCGGCAGCCGTCTGGTGGGCATCAACTGGGGCCGTGGCGACCTGGCCCTGCTGACCGAGTCGTGGTGGAAGACGCGCAAGACCAGGACCTGGCTGATTGCCCCGGACAATGCCGGCGCCGAGCCGCGCCTGCTGTGGGATCGCGACGGACAGGACCGCTATTCCGATCCGGGCCGGCCGCTGTTGTCCAGCGACGACCGCGGGCGCTCGCTGCTGCAGACCAGCGCCGATGGCAGCAGCCTGTATCTGGCCGGTGCCGGTGCATCGCCGGAAGGCGATCGTCCGTTCGTGGACCGCTTCGACGTTGCCACGGGCAAGGCAACCCGCCTGTTCCACTCGCAGGCGCCGAGCTATGCGCTGCCGGTGGCGCTGCTGGACAGCCAGGCCAGCTCGCTGCTGCTGAGCCGCGAGAGCCCGGACGAGCCGGCCAACTTCTACGTGCAGTCGCTGGCCGATGCCGGTGCTGCGCCGCGTGCGCTGACCCACTTCGCGCATCCGCTGCCGCAGTTGAAGGGCGTGCAGAAGGAGCAGATCCGCTACAAGCGCAAGGATGGCGTCGACCTGACCGCGACCCTGCTGCTGCCGCCGGGCTACGACCCGAAGCGCGACGGCCCGCGGCCGCTGCTGATGTGGGCCTACCCGGGCGAGTTCAAGAGTGCGGCTGCGGCCAGCCAGGTGACCGATTCGCCGTACCGCTTCAATGCGGTCAGCTACTGGGGCCCGCAGGCGTTCCTGGCCAAGGGGTATGTAGTGCTGGCCAGCCCGTCGATGCCGATCATCGGCGAGGGCGACAAGGAGCCGAACGACACCTACATCGAACAGTTGGTGGCCAACGCCCAGGCAGCCGTGGATGAAGTGGTGCGCCGTGGCGTGACCGATCGCGATCACATCGCCATTGGTGGCCATTCCTACGGTGCGTTCATGACCGCCAACCTGCTGGCGCATACGCGCCTGTTCAAGGCGGGCATCGCGCGCAGCGGCGCCTACAACCGCACGCTCACGCCGTTCGGCTTCCAGGCCGAGGAGCGCAACTACTGGCAGGCGCAGGACGTCTACCAGAAGATGGCGCCGTTCAACTACGCCGACAGGATCAAGGATCCGATCCTCTTCATCCACGGCGTGGACGACAACAACTCCGGCACGTTCCCGATGCAGAGCGAGC includes the following:
- a CDS encoding Nudix family hydrolase, which produces MAPPTRSIHVVAAVITDARGRVLLNRRTENRDMAGLWEFPGGKRESGETSEQALVRELREELGIEADVGEWLMDVPQRYPDKHLTLEVRHVRSWKGTPRGREGQAITWVAPDKLGRYSMPPADLPVVAALRQPDSYLITPAPADDADGVQHWHEQLKRVVAAGQQRIQLRLPTAHPERQAMVEQAVRAHRRSGVQWLLNRDIERARVLGVGVHLGSEQLLELSQRPLPEGQLVAASCHDLQQLQAAQRLGCDFAVLGPVQATASHPDAVPLGWNAFAELRAQVSLPIYALGGMGRGHIAEARRHGGQGIAAIRALWPA
- a CDS encoding DUF4124 domain-containing protein, which codes for MIRLSFLLLLLPLCVLSSAAHAQSTRLNRCTDAQGQSVYTDRPCDSLGARSRLPPPAPAGNTLQRDTLGARCPRRLSELVDALRVGIVSNDVNRLSSLYLWGAVSDAGAQRILGQLESLARRPLVDVVPVYPSQALPQSQDEDQSPAALGSDPVASVARHPIGLRLEQTLPGSASRASTVLGLRRQYGCFWITL
- the metF gene encoding methylenetetrahydrofolate reductase [NAD(P)H], translated to MTAISFEFYPPKTDEQRSQLDRAAARLKDYGPEYVSCTFGAGGSTLSYTSETVRHLNQHHGFDAAPHLSCVGGTRQEIRELLKLYRAIGCRRLVALRGDLPSGMGFPGDMRYAAELIDFIRAEHGDAFHIEVGAYPETHPQASDALADLKHFKAKIDAGADAAITQYFFNPDAYFHFVDEVRRLGVQVPITPGIMPIANFSQLRRFSEQCGAEIPRWISRKMQAYGDDAESVRAFGTEVVAKLCQRLIEGGAPGLHFYTLNLAKPTTSVLKLLQG
- a CDS encoding alpha/beta hydrolase, which encodes MKIFLAPWYAMKALARLAMIGMAMAVLGSGSAHAASASAPAAGKVQVEVVGKGRPLLMIPGLNSSAEVWRETCLALKDVQCHLVQLPGFAGAAAADPRPAEFLPAMRGQLLAYLHDQHLGPVVVVGHSLGGLLGLQMAQAEPKAVSALVVVDALPFLPAARDPKATADSVRPMADRLRKGMLAAGAAQWQAQLKAGLPGMTHDTQRQAELGRWGEDSDRQTTADAMHAVMTTDLRDSIASITAPTLVLGSWAGYQPMGGTEDGTRAVFQSQYAKLQGVQIAMSAQGFHFLMWDDPRWLQEQVQAFLDRHH
- a CDS encoding histidine kinase encodes the protein MPDSSSTVRFWLLNALVWALYGVAGIGLRQAYFSDAGSAGVLITLGLALALFGCSGAIRALALRADWWARGTAGLLLRLALSVALGAAVAQLLVNIALHSALAWNWVSLGRQTADFSPKALLLYWYTTAVMLALWAALWASLHSLRRIRGAELARLRAEAERIALERDALRARLNPHFMFNALNNLRALILEDPERARDMVTRLSRTLRQALAHNRSEQVTLAEELAVVDDYLAIEAIHFEQRLQVRQQIDADAMQAQLPAMALQLLVENAIKHGIASRPGGGEVRIRATLDNDVLRLQVDNPLGSANEPTPGHGVGLAYLRAQLGTQGRFTLQPVGDRMQALLEIPQ
- a CDS encoding LytTR family DNA-binding domain-containing protein, encoding MSGVLRVLIVDDARLARQELRTLLSALPWVQCVGEADDVPAAREAIATLAPDLVLLDVQMPSGSGFDVLDGLETVPAVIFVTAYDTYAVRAFQANALDYLVKPVEAPRLLEALQRARQREVVAGETPEPRSTLGAQDQVFVREGERCWFVAVSEIRRLVVDGNYTRLWFRDQNALLTRSLSALESRLPPDLFFRANRNTLVNLRRIRGVTPSIADGYDLALDDGSEVEVSRRQARELRERMAL
- a CDS encoding amidohydrolase family protein → MDAAHALPRSARRRRWPIALAVLLLAPPLLFTAALLWPLSAPPLPEPGNSRMIVNARVVDVARGQVSEPTTVTVRNGTITSIGEAPRDTALPVLDAGGRWLLPGFWDMHTHALQLSPQLQFPLMLANGITGTRDMMDCPQATDPLIACVADKRRWTAQAIAGQQVAPRFVQIASFYFEDPSLAPEAAAERARTYSARGVDALKVYNQLRADTYQRLATEAQQLRRPLIGHLPKAVPLDAAVRAGQRSFEHAHLFVRHCFDNAAAWRGGTLDSEDPTALAERMVGGYQPALCNEAFGVMQASGAAFVPTHVTREEDARARDPAFINDPRLAYLDPLSRWAWRDDLTATTERYPGLRGEDALKAYFEHGLALTGAAHRAGVTVLVGTDTGLGGFRYHEELQWLRQAGLSQADVLRAATLHAARHLELQASHGSVEVGKAADLVLLDGNPLQDTANTRRVHAVLLAGHLYDRPRLDALLAYARKQARSPAVMARLLWGFITSPVSAEL